In one Rutidosis leptorrhynchoides isolate AG116_Rl617_1_P2 chromosome 8, CSIRO_AGI_Rlap_v1, whole genome shotgun sequence genomic region, the following are encoded:
- the LOC139864060 gene encoding ras-related protein Rab11B-like, which yields MDFDELYKLILMGDPCVGKTNLLSRFSQNKFIHEHKSTIGVEFATRDVDIDNKIIRLQIWETGGYERYRAIPSSMYRNAIGAFIVYDITSIRTFENAIEKWIKELRDYTKDRDVVIMLVGNKTDLSQQR from the exons ATGGACTTCGATGAATTGTACAAGCTTATTTTGATGGGTGATCCTTGTGTCGGTAAAACCAATCTTCTTTCACGATTTTCCCAAAACAAATTCATCCACGAACATAAAAGTACCATTGGTGTTGAATTTGCAACACGTGACGTTGATATCGATAACAAGATTATCAGGCTCCAAATCTGGGAAACGGGAGGTTATGAGAG GTATCGTGCTATTCCTAGTTCTATGTATCGAAATGCGATAGGTGCTTTTATTGTTTATGACATTACAAGTATTCGTACATTTGAAAATGCTATTGAAAAATGGATCAAGGAGCTTCGAGATTACACCAAGGATCGGGACGTTGTTATCATGCTCGTGGGGAATAAAACTGATCTATCTCAACAACGATGA